A stretch of Desulfuromonadaceae bacterium DNA encodes these proteins:
- the secG gene encoding preprotein translocase subunit SecG: MTTLLIGLHVVVCFMLIVIVLLQAGKGAEIGASFGAGSSQTVFGASAGKSFMTRLTTMTAVIFMLTSLTLAYFYGKPGSSSVMPESISPPAQESSLPTAPVPAPPSTKE, encoded by the coding sequence ATGACCACACTACTTATCGGATTGCATGTTGTTGTTTGTTTTATGCTCATCGTCATTGTGCTGCTCCAGGCCGGAAAAGGCGCTGAAATTGGTGCTTCGTTCGGTGCTGGCTCCAGCCAGACAGTGTTCGGCGCCTCCGCCGGCAAAAGCTTCATGACCCGTTTAACCACCATGACCGCAGTTATCTTCATGCTGACCAGCCTGACACTGGCTTATTTCTACGGTAAACCGGGATCAAGCAGTGTCATGCCTGAGAGTATCTCCCCCCCTGCTCAAGAGTCATCGCTGCCGACGGCTCCGGTCCCCGCGCCGCCCTCAACCAAAGAATAA